A window from Anomalospiza imberbis isolate Cuckoo-Finch-1a 21T00152 chromosome 8, ASM3175350v1, whole genome shotgun sequence encodes these proteins:
- the POLL gene encoding DNA polymerase lambda isoform X1, producing MEPRGIVKAFPKRKKVRDDSEKSIPPKIPKEEGTEIPEAEWLKPVIAYVLQAGIGQTRAEIFRRQIVQNGGAVHSQLSSEVTHVIVAEDMDCERAFRLLRLTKLRPGLQLVKAAWLSACIRDQKLLSTAGYGVFIPHRYLEEEKFQKEQQQILDREKIQPTAEEEAAKTSTESQVEDSSQRGLGTLGQQQLAEKYSDYEDSEGEDAGVTQGDLEALISGHYPVKSSEEISDSSYTVAQPPSKWVCAQSSNTKKENHNQCITEKLEVLAKAYSVQGDKWRALGYSKAINALKSYHKPVTSYQEACKIPGIGKRMAEKILEILESGHLRKLDHISESVPVLELFSNIWGAGVKTAQMWYQQGFRTLDDIRTKATLTSQQAVGLKHYADFLERMPREEAAEIEQTVRQAALALKPGLVCVACGSYRRGKATCGDVDVLVTHPDGQSHRGVFNKLLNSLRRSGFLTDDLVSQEDNGDQQKYLGVCRLPGPAQRHRRLDIIVVPYSEFACALLYFTGSAHFNRSMRALAKTKGMSLSEHALSSAVVRGPGGAKVASGHTLPTPTERDVFIQLGLPYREPSERDW from the exons ATGGAACCACGAGGGATTGTCAAAGCCTTTCCCAAGAGGAAGAAGGTGAGGGATGACTCGGAGAAAAGCATCCCTCCAAAGATCCCGAAAGAGGAAGGAACAGAGATACCTGAGG CAGAGTGGCTGAAACCAGTCATCGCCTACGTGCTGCAAGCCGGCATTGGCCAGACCAGGGCCGAGATCTTCCGCAGGCAGATTGTCCAGAACGGGGGTGCCGTGCACAGCCAGCTCTCCTCGGAGGTGACACACGTCATTGTGGCTGAGGACATGGACTGTGAGCGCGCCTTTCGGCTCCTCAGATTAACCAAGCtgcgcccggggctgcagctggTGAAGGCAGCCTGGCTTAGTGCTTGCATTAGAGACCAGAAGCTGCTGAGTACTGCTGGCTATGGTGTCTTTATCCCTCACAG GTACCTGGAGGAGGAGAAATTCCAGAAAGAACAGCAACAGATCCTGGACAGAGAAAAAATCCAGCccacagcagaggaggaagcagcGAAAACGAGTACTGAGTCCCAGGTGGAGGATTCCTCACAGCGAGGCTTGGGCACCCTCGGGCAGCAGCAACTGGCTGAG AAATACTCTGATTATGAAGACAGTGAAGGAGAAGATGCTGGTGTCACCCAGGGAGACCTGGAAGCATTGATTTCTGGCCACTACCCTGTGAAATCATCAGAGGAGATCAGTGACAGCTCTTACACAGTGGCCCAGCCTCCCAGCAAGTGGGTTTGTGCCCAGTCTTCCAACACCAAGAAGGAAAATCACAACCAGTGCATCACAGAGAAGCTGGAAGTGCTGGCAAAGGCTTACTCTGTCCAGGGGGACAAATGGAGAGCTCTGGGCTACTCCAAAGCAATCAATGCACTCAAGAGCTACCACAAACCAGTCACCTCCTACCAG GAAGCCTGTAAAATCCCTGGGATTGGGAAGCGGATGGCAGAGAAAATCCTGGAGATCTTGGAGAGTGGGCACCTGCGCAAGCTGGATCACATCAGTGAGAGTGTGCCTGTGCTGGAGTTATTTTCCAACATCTGGGGAGCAGGGGTCAAGACAGCTCAGATGTGGTACCAGCAG GGTTTCCGGACACTGGATGACATCCGCACCAAGGCCACTCTGACCAGCCAGCAGGCTGTGGGGCTGAAGCACTACGCGGATTTCCTGGAGCGCATGCCTCGGGAGGAAGCTGCAGAAATAGAGCAGACC GTCAGACAAGCTGCCCTGGCCCTGAAGCCTGGCCTTGTGTGTGTTGCCTGTGGCTCCTACCGTCGGGGGAAGGCCACCTGTGGAGATGTGGATGTGCTGGTCACTCACCCAGATGGGCAGTCTCACCGTGGGGTGTTCAACAAGCTGCTCAACAGCCTCCGCAGGAGCG GCTTCCTTACAGATGACCTGGTGAGTCAGGAGGACAACGGTGATCAGCAGAAGTACCTGGGCGTGTGCCGCCTGCCCGGGCCGGCGCAGCGTCACCGCCGGCTGGACATCATCGTGGTGCCATACAGCGAGTTCGCCTGTGCCCTGCTCTACTTCACGGGCTCGGCTCACTTCAACCGCTCCATGCGCGCCCTGGCCAAGACCAAGGGCATGAGCCTGTCGGAGCATGCGCTCAGTTCGGCCGTGGTGCGAGGCCCTGGGGGTGCCAAGGTGGCATCTGGCCATACTCTGCCCACGCCCACCGAGAGAGATGTCTTCATTCAGCTGGGGCTGCCTTACCGAGAGCCCTCCGAACGGGACTGGTGA
- the DPCD gene encoding protein DPCD isoform X1 → MAVPSWLERLRAAGKTALVHDGKRNIHYLFEDGKEMAEEYDIKTGQLISRKWREKNTLGGTGKWQVEVGEPTSPLLGALESELITESSSNPIFTRKDTLSSFQWRIRNLPYPKEVYSVFVEEEQRCCVIRTTNKKYYKKFSIPDLDRYHLPLDAAALSFTHANNTLIITYQKPKEILAAEEQLQKELKKIKAANSGDGDCKTQ, encoded by the exons ATGGCGGTGCCGAGCTGGCTGGAGCGGCTGCGGGCGGCCGGCAAGACGGCGCTGGTGCATGACG GGAAGCGGAATATCCACTACTTGTTCGAGGATGGGAAGGAGATGGCCGAAGAGTACGACATTAAGACGGGCCAGTTAATAA GTAGAAAATGGCGAGAGAAGAACACCCTTGGGGGCACCGGCAAGTGGCAGGTGGAAGTGGGAGAGCCAACCTCGCCACTCCTGGGAGCACTGGAGTCAGAGCTTATAACAGAGAGCAGTTCAAAT CCTATCTTCACGAGGAAGGATACCCTGAGCAGCTTCCAGTGGCGGATCCGTAACCTTCCCTACCCCAAAGAGGTCTACAGTGTCTTcgtggaggaggagcagcgctgCTGCGTCATCCGGACCACCAACAAGAA GTACTATAAAAAGTTCTCTATTCCGGATCTGGACCGATACCACCTCCCCTTGGatgcagctgccctgagcttCACCCATGCCAACAACACCCTGATCATCACG TACCAGAAGCCAAAGGAGATCCTGGCTGcagaagagcagctgcagaaggagctgaaGAAGATAAAGGCAGCTAACAGTGGGGATGGAGACTGTAAGACCCAGTAG
- the POLL gene encoding DNA polymerase lambda isoform X3 has translation MTRRKASLQRSRKRKEQRYLRKYSDYEDSEGEDAGVTQGDLEALISGHYPVKSSEEISDSSYTVAQPPSKWVCAQSSNTKKENHNQCITEKLEVLAKAYSVQGDKWRALGYSKAINALKSYHKPVTSYQEACKIPGIGKRMAEKILEILESGHLRKLDHISESVPVLELFSNIWGAGVKTAQMWYQQGFRTLDDIRTKATLTSQQAVGLKHYADFLERMPREEAAEIEQTVRQAALALKPGLVCVACGSYRRGKATCGDVDVLVTHPDGQSHRGVFNKLLNSLRRSGFLTDDLVSQEDNGDQQKYLGVCRLPGPAQRHRRLDIIVVPYSEFACALLYFTGSAHFNRSMRALAKTKGMSLSEHALSSAVVRGPGGAKVASGHTLPTPTERDVFIQLGLPYREPSERDW, from the exons ATGACTCGGAGAAAAGCATCCCTCCAAAGATCCCGAAAGAGGAAGGAACAGAGATACCTGAGG AAATACTCTGATTATGAAGACAGTGAAGGAGAAGATGCTGGTGTCACCCAGGGAGACCTGGAAGCATTGATTTCTGGCCACTACCCTGTGAAATCATCAGAGGAGATCAGTGACAGCTCTTACACAGTGGCCCAGCCTCCCAGCAAGTGGGTTTGTGCCCAGTCTTCCAACACCAAGAAGGAAAATCACAACCAGTGCATCACAGAGAAGCTGGAAGTGCTGGCAAAGGCTTACTCTGTCCAGGGGGACAAATGGAGAGCTCTGGGCTACTCCAAAGCAATCAATGCACTCAAGAGCTACCACAAACCAGTCACCTCCTACCAG GAAGCCTGTAAAATCCCTGGGATTGGGAAGCGGATGGCAGAGAAAATCCTGGAGATCTTGGAGAGTGGGCACCTGCGCAAGCTGGATCACATCAGTGAGAGTGTGCCTGTGCTGGAGTTATTTTCCAACATCTGGGGAGCAGGGGTCAAGACAGCTCAGATGTGGTACCAGCAG GGTTTCCGGACACTGGATGACATCCGCACCAAGGCCACTCTGACCAGCCAGCAGGCTGTGGGGCTGAAGCACTACGCGGATTTCCTGGAGCGCATGCCTCGGGAGGAAGCTGCAGAAATAGAGCAGACC GTCAGACAAGCTGCCCTGGCCCTGAAGCCTGGCCTTGTGTGTGTTGCCTGTGGCTCCTACCGTCGGGGGAAGGCCACCTGTGGAGATGTGGATGTGCTGGTCACTCACCCAGATGGGCAGTCTCACCGTGGGGTGTTCAACAAGCTGCTCAACAGCCTCCGCAGGAGCG GCTTCCTTACAGATGACCTGGTGAGTCAGGAGGACAACGGTGATCAGCAGAAGTACCTGGGCGTGTGCCGCCTGCCCGGGCCGGCGCAGCGTCACCGCCGGCTGGACATCATCGTGGTGCCATACAGCGAGTTCGCCTGTGCCCTGCTCTACTTCACGGGCTCGGCTCACTTCAACCGCTCCATGCGCGCCCTGGCCAAGACCAAGGGCATGAGCCTGTCGGAGCATGCGCTCAGTTCGGCCGTGGTGCGAGGCCCTGGGGGTGCCAAGGTGGCATCTGGCCATACTCTGCCCACGCCCACCGAGAGAGATGTCTTCATTCAGCTGGGGCTGCCTTACCGAGAGCCCTCCGAACGGGACTGGTGA
- the POLL gene encoding DNA polymerase lambda isoform X2, producing the protein MEPRGIVKAFPKRKKVRDDSEKSIPPKIPKEEGTEIPEEWLKPVIAYVLQAGIGQTRAEIFRRQIVQNGGAVHSQLSSEVTHVIVAEDMDCERAFRLLRLTKLRPGLQLVKAAWLSACIRDQKLLSTAGYGVFIPHRYLEEEKFQKEQQQILDREKIQPTAEEEAAKTSTESQVEDSSQRGLGTLGQQQLAEKYSDYEDSEGEDAGVTQGDLEALISGHYPVKSSEEISDSSYTVAQPPSKWVCAQSSNTKKENHNQCITEKLEVLAKAYSVQGDKWRALGYSKAINALKSYHKPVTSYQEACKIPGIGKRMAEKILEILESGHLRKLDHISESVPVLELFSNIWGAGVKTAQMWYQQGFRTLDDIRTKATLTSQQAVGLKHYADFLERMPREEAAEIEQTVRQAALALKPGLVCVACGSYRRGKATCGDVDVLVTHPDGQSHRGVFNKLLNSLRRSGFLTDDLVSQEDNGDQQKYLGVCRLPGPAQRHRRLDIIVVPYSEFACALLYFTGSAHFNRSMRALAKTKGMSLSEHALSSAVVRGPGGAKVASGHTLPTPTERDVFIQLGLPYREPSERDW; encoded by the exons ATGGAACCACGAGGGATTGTCAAAGCCTTTCCCAAGAGGAAGAAGGTGAGGGATGACTCGGAGAAAAGCATCCCTCCAAAGATCCCGAAAGAGGAAGGAACAGAGATACCTGAGG AGTGGCTGAAACCAGTCATCGCCTACGTGCTGCAAGCCGGCATTGGCCAGACCAGGGCCGAGATCTTCCGCAGGCAGATTGTCCAGAACGGGGGTGCCGTGCACAGCCAGCTCTCCTCGGAGGTGACACACGTCATTGTGGCTGAGGACATGGACTGTGAGCGCGCCTTTCGGCTCCTCAGATTAACCAAGCtgcgcccggggctgcagctggTGAAGGCAGCCTGGCTTAGTGCTTGCATTAGAGACCAGAAGCTGCTGAGTACTGCTGGCTATGGTGTCTTTATCCCTCACAG GTACCTGGAGGAGGAGAAATTCCAGAAAGAACAGCAACAGATCCTGGACAGAGAAAAAATCCAGCccacagcagaggaggaagcagcGAAAACGAGTACTGAGTCCCAGGTGGAGGATTCCTCACAGCGAGGCTTGGGCACCCTCGGGCAGCAGCAACTGGCTGAG AAATACTCTGATTATGAAGACAGTGAAGGAGAAGATGCTGGTGTCACCCAGGGAGACCTGGAAGCATTGATTTCTGGCCACTACCCTGTGAAATCATCAGAGGAGATCAGTGACAGCTCTTACACAGTGGCCCAGCCTCCCAGCAAGTGGGTTTGTGCCCAGTCTTCCAACACCAAGAAGGAAAATCACAACCAGTGCATCACAGAGAAGCTGGAAGTGCTGGCAAAGGCTTACTCTGTCCAGGGGGACAAATGGAGAGCTCTGGGCTACTCCAAAGCAATCAATGCACTCAAGAGCTACCACAAACCAGTCACCTCCTACCAG GAAGCCTGTAAAATCCCTGGGATTGGGAAGCGGATGGCAGAGAAAATCCTGGAGATCTTGGAGAGTGGGCACCTGCGCAAGCTGGATCACATCAGTGAGAGTGTGCCTGTGCTGGAGTTATTTTCCAACATCTGGGGAGCAGGGGTCAAGACAGCTCAGATGTGGTACCAGCAG GGTTTCCGGACACTGGATGACATCCGCACCAAGGCCACTCTGACCAGCCAGCAGGCTGTGGGGCTGAAGCACTACGCGGATTTCCTGGAGCGCATGCCTCGGGAGGAAGCTGCAGAAATAGAGCAGACC GTCAGACAAGCTGCCCTGGCCCTGAAGCCTGGCCTTGTGTGTGTTGCCTGTGGCTCCTACCGTCGGGGGAAGGCCACCTGTGGAGATGTGGATGTGCTGGTCACTCACCCAGATGGGCAGTCTCACCGTGGGGTGTTCAACAAGCTGCTCAACAGCCTCCGCAGGAGCG GCTTCCTTACAGATGACCTGGTGAGTCAGGAGGACAACGGTGATCAGCAGAAGTACCTGGGCGTGTGCCGCCTGCCCGGGCCGGCGCAGCGTCACCGCCGGCTGGACATCATCGTGGTGCCATACAGCGAGTTCGCCTGTGCCCTGCTCTACTTCACGGGCTCGGCTCACTTCAACCGCTCCATGCGCGCCCTGGCCAAGACCAAGGGCATGAGCCTGTCGGAGCATGCGCTCAGTTCGGCCGTGGTGCGAGGCCCTGGGGGTGCCAAGGTGGCATCTGGCCATACTCTGCCCACGCCCACCGAGAGAGATGTCTTCATTCAGCTGGGGCTGCCTTACCGAGAGCCCTCCGAACGGGACTGGTGA
- the DPCD gene encoding protein DPCD isoform X2 — MAVPSWLERLRAAGKTALVHDGKRNIHYLFEDGKEMAEEYDIKTGQLISRKWREKNTLGGTGKWQVEVGEPTSPLLGALESELITESSSNPIFTRKDTLSSFQWRIRNLPYPKEVYSVFVEEEQRCCVIRTTNKKYYKKFSIPDLDRYHLPLDAAALSFTHANNTLIITSIKAQGSAAL; from the exons ATGGCGGTGCCGAGCTGGCTGGAGCGGCTGCGGGCGGCCGGCAAGACGGCGCTGGTGCATGACG GGAAGCGGAATATCCACTACTTGTTCGAGGATGGGAAGGAGATGGCCGAAGAGTACGACATTAAGACGGGCCAGTTAATAA GTAGAAAATGGCGAGAGAAGAACACCCTTGGGGGCACCGGCAAGTGGCAGGTGGAAGTGGGAGAGCCAACCTCGCCACTCCTGGGAGCACTGGAGTCAGAGCTTATAACAGAGAGCAGTTCAAAT CCTATCTTCACGAGGAAGGATACCCTGAGCAGCTTCCAGTGGCGGATCCGTAACCTTCCCTACCCCAAAGAGGTCTACAGTGTCTTcgtggaggaggagcagcgctgCTGCGTCATCCGGACCACCAACAAGAA GTACTATAAAAAGTTCTCTATTCCGGATCTGGACCGATACCACCTCCCCTTGGatgcagctgccctgagcttCACCCATGCCAACAACACCCTGATCATCACG AGCATAAAAGCCCAAGGATCTGCTGCACTTTGA